The genomic window GCGCGGTGGGCGGCGAGGAGGTCACGAGCTGGCCGCTCGGCCCGGCCTCCTCCCGCGCCGTCCTCACCGCGCAGCGCTCCCGGCGCGACCTCGGACCGGCCGCGACCCGCGTCCTGGAAGCGCTCGCGGCAGCGCTGCGGCCCGAACTGCGCTTCGCCCGCCGTTCGCGTCGTGCGCGCTGGGAGCGGGTGTCCGCGCTGCTCGCGGCGACGGTGGACGAGTCCCTGCCGCCGGGGGAGGTCTCCGCCCTGCTGCGGCTGGTCGGCCTGGACCCGCAGGGCGGGCTGCGGGTGCTCGTCGCCCGCACGGACGATCTCGGGTTCCCCGCGGAGGCGGTGGCCGAGCTGCTCACCCGGCTGTGCACGGGCCCGGGGGTCCGTGCCGCCGTCTGCCTGCACGAGGGGGCCGCGACGGCGGTGCTGTCCGAGATCGCGGAGGTCGCGGACCTGCGCGACCGCCTGGCGGGCGGGCTGCCCGAACCCGTCGACCTGCTGGACGGGCGCACCCTCGTCATCGCCGCCAGCGACCCGGTGAACGGCGTGAGCCGGCTCGCCTCCGCGCACGCCGTCGCCCGTGAGCGGCTCGTGGAGTTCGACGCGGCACCGCACCCCGCGGCGGGAGCGGGGCTGGTCCTGGTGGACTCCTCGGCCAGCGGGGACCACCGCTCACTGCTGCGGATGCTGTCCCTGCCCGCCCGCGACGCGTTCGCCGCGAGCGTCCTCGGCGAGCTGGAGGAGTACGACCGCCGGCACGGGGGCGACCTCGTGACGACGGTCGAGATCTTCCTGGACCGGGGAGGTTCCTGGCAGGACGCCGCCCGCGCTCTGCACGTCCACCCCAACACCCTGCGGTACCGCATCGGCCGCGTCGAGGAACTCACCCACCGCGACCTGACCACCACGCAGGACCGCGTCGACGTGTTCCTCGCGCTGCGGTGCCGGGGCAGCGTCGACAACCGCAGTTGAACGAAGGCTGGCCCCGTACCGCGGGGACACCGGCGAACCCCCGTGCCCCTCACGGCGCCGCTCGGGCCTGGGTCGATCCACCGCGCCCGGATCCCCGGAGGTCCGCCCGTGTTCCACCTCGGTTTCTTCACGTGCTTCGCCTCCGACGAGTGGAACGGTCCGCTGGCCGGGCACTCGGCGAGCTTCGCCGACGGCCGCTTCCACGTCGACACCGCGCGCGACCTGGAACGTGCCTGCTTCGACTTCGTCCTCCACGAGGACTCCCTCGCCGTGCCGGAGGTCTTCGGGGGTTCGCGCGACGTGTACCTCGAAGAGGCGCTCGTCACGCCCGAGCACGACCCGGTGCCGCTGACCGTCGCCGTCGGCGCGCACACCCCCCGCACCGGCGTGGCCGCGACGACGTCGACGACCTTCCACTCCCCGTTCGCCCTGGCGCGGTTGTCCTCGACCGTGGACGGACTGACCCCTGGACGGTTCGGCTGGAACACGGCGACGTCGACGGGCGACGGCGTGGCGGCTGACTTCGGTGCGCCGCAGCTGCTCGACCACGACGACCGGTACGACCTGGCCGACGAGTTCGTCGACGCCGCGGAGGCGCTGTGGAACTCCCGGGACGAGGGGGCGGTCGTGATGGACCACGCCACCGGCCGCTGCGCCGACCTGGCGCGGGTGCGCCCGGCGGACTTCCGGGGACGGTGGCTGCGCACCCGGGGCCCGCTGGACACCGTGCCGTCCCCGCAGCGCCGTCCGGTGCTCGTCCAGGCCGGCGCCTCGGACCGGGGCCGGGCCTTCGCCGCCCGCAACGCCGAGGTCGTCGTCGCGACCGCACGCGGGATCGAGGCGATGCGGGCCTACCGCGACGACGTCCGGGCCCGGATGGTGGAGTCCGGTCGCGATCCGGACTCCTGCGAGGTGCTCTTCCTCGTCACCCCGATCGTCGGTCGCACCGGCGAAGAGGCCCGCGCGCAGCACGACGACTTAACCCGGACCCGCCGCCACCAGGTCGACGTGCTGGCCCGGTTGTCCGCCTACACCGGCCACGACCTGTCGGTCCACGACCTCGACGCACCGTTGCCGCCGATCGCGACGGAGGGCAGCGCGGGGCTGCTGGCCCGCCTCGCGCAGTGGGGCAGCAGGAAGAGCCTGCGCCAGTGCCTGGCGGAGATGGGGTTCGCCTCCGACTGCCTGGACCTGGTCGGGACCGCGGAGTCGGTGGCCGAGGAGATGGCGGCGGCG from Kineococcus rhizosphaerae includes these protein-coding regions:
- a CDS encoding PucR family transcriptional regulator, producing MKLSELVGIHSLGLRVVVGGGDVGDLPVTAAYITDLPDPSRFLVPGIVVLSSGLWVDRPGGVERFVGALVAAGATALVLGTVEIGEIPPEVVEACRREGLVLATVPDDVSFGAVVQSVVETVAVLGAGDAPGVELGERVQQAVADGALDDALALVHTAYGVACWVVDDVGAPLATAGAVGVEHIARAWSRAVGGEEVTSWPLGPASSRAVLTAQRSRRDLGPAATRVLEALAAALRPELRFARRSRRARWERVSALLAATVDESLPPGEVSALLRLVGLDPQGGLRVLVARTDDLGFPAEAVAELLTRLCTGPGVRAAVCLHEGAATAVLSEIAEVADLRDRLAGGLPEPVDLLDGRTLVIAASDPVNGVSRLASAHAVARERLVEFDAAPHPAAGAGLVLVDSSASGDHRSLLRMLSLPARDAFAASVLGELEEYDRRHGGDLVTTVEIFLDRGGSWQDAARALHVHPNTLRYRIGRVEELTHRDLTTTQDRVDVFLALRCRGSVDNRS
- a CDS encoding NtaA/DmoA family FMN-dependent monooxygenase (This protein belongs to a clade of FMN-dependent monooxygenases, within a broader family of flavin-dependent oxidoreductases, the luciferase-like monooxygenase (LMM) family, some of whose members use coenzyme F420 rather than FMN.); amino-acid sequence: MFHLGFFTCFASDEWNGPLAGHSASFADGRFHVDTARDLERACFDFVLHEDSLAVPEVFGGSRDVYLEEALVTPEHDPVPLTVAVGAHTPRTGVAATTSTTFHSPFALARLSSTVDGLTPGRFGWNTATSTGDGVAADFGAPQLLDHDDRYDLADEFVDAAEALWNSRDEGAVVMDHATGRCADLARVRPADFRGRWLRTRGPLDTVPSPQRRPVLVQAGASDRGRAFAARNAEVVVATARGIEAMRAYRDDVRARMVESGRDPDSCEVLFLVTPIVGRTGEEARAQHDDLTRTRRHQVDVLARLSAYTGHDLSVHDLDAPLPPIATEGSAGLLARLAQWGSRKSLRQCLAEMGFASDCLDLVGTAESVAEEMAAAMEEVGGDGFLLGAPGFQPSRVHVASITEALVPALQRRGVVRSRSEFETFRQNLPAF